TTTGTTGATTTAAAAGATTCTTTTAGGCTTGTAAgcaaaagagagggagggagggaggggggaaaaaaaaatctcctagCATGAGAatggaactccaccacctcatgaATCCATGAAAGAATAAACATGATGGGTTAAGAACAGTGATAGCAGGAAGAGTAAAAAATAGCTGTATCATGAGAAAGATGAAATTCAGTAGTGAAATGGAAGGGAGGATAGCACATTAGTAAGCACAGCCAGAGATAACCTATCGCCCCCACCAACTTTCGACTCAGTTtcttcccatttccctccccctcttatttttcatcttttcttGGGTTAGGGGGGagggtttgtggtttggttttttgtttgttgtgggttttttcctgttttttttcctgtcattttttcctattttttttttatgttggtggttttctttctttttttttttttttcttttccttgtcaCAATGATTTAAATCCTTCAGCAGGAAACCAAAATCAAGGCAAACACATCCCTCCCTGAAACAAACCCCCCCCTCCCTTGTACCCTTCATCTcccttacccccccccccccacacacatacTCCATGGTTCTACATGTGCTGAAAAGAGAACGGTAAGCTTAGAATAAACCTAATGGATCAAAGGAATAAATGATAATGATAGCAAAGagtaaaacccaaacccaaaagacCACAACACTCCTGTGTTGTCATTGTCTGAGTGTCTGTCCCTATCTCtctgggaggctgcaggcatcAATTTACATAGTACAACCAGTAAACAAGGTTGAAGAATCCAAAGGTGATTGGAAAAATGATTCGTGACCACTTGTCAATGGTGCTGACATCTGTCAGGTCTGGGATTTTGAGCTTCAGCTTAGACGACCGCCGGCGCAGACGGCAGTTGGCACGGTTGCGGGCTGCAGCGTGGTGGGTCAGGGGGACGTGGCGGTCCAGGGTTGGGTGGTGACCAAATCCATCCCGAGAGGCCAGCTGCTTGCGAAACTGGATTCCTGAGCCTTCAAAGGACATGACAGAGTTTCGAGAGTCGCCAACGCTGCTCATCATGTCTGTGGCCAGAAGCTCATTGTTCATCTCCAGAGTGCTGAGGAGGATGTTACCGTAAGGGTCGACCTAAAACAgggaagacagagagaaaggtagCAGGGATGTCCTGTTTGCACAGATTCACACTGTCGGGGATGATTCTGAACTGGACTCCGTCTAACAGTAGCACTGATTGGTCTGTTTATGAGCTCTGAACCTGGACTTCTGCATGTGAAAGTGTTGTTCAGTGATGCTGGAGTTGAAGGGCTAGCCACATGTGCTTGCAGTAAATATTTGAGCTGAGTAGTGTGATTCTGCCAACACAGTAGGACCAAAAGCCACAAGAGTGCTTTTGGGTACGCCTGGTCCATGCAAGAGCATGGTCCTGATGAGGCTGGCATGAGGATGATGACGAAATGATCAAGGAGAAAAGATCCCCAGTAATTACAAGCAAGGGGAACTGGAGTTCATGTCTCATGACGAGGAGAAAGGCTGCTCCACAGCTCACCCAGCACCAAATGAACGGTGGAGAGTCTGAATTCTCCTGCCACAATGAATGAAGGGGACAAAcctgctctctcaccctcttCTCCTCATAACGGTGGCGCTCGTTGTTGGCCTTGCTGATCCGTTCGCTCTGTTTCTTTTGCTGCCGAGGGCCTCTCCCAAAGAATATGTAGTTGACAAAGGCATACTCCAGGAGTGCCAGGAACACAAAGACAAAGCAGCCCATGAGGTACACATCAATAGCCTTGACGTAGGGGATCTTGGGGAGAGTCTCTCGCAGATGAGTGTTGATGGTAGTCATTGTAAGTACAGTGGTGACCCCTGTAAGGAAAGGGTAGGTGCTCTGTTACTCTCAGCTTCGCCATCTCTCCTTGCAGCTGAACAGCTTCAGGAGGGATGGGAGCAGTGCAACTGGGAAGAAAACTGATTATTCTAAGCCCAGCTGACCAGTGAAAATTGttgcagaaaacaaaccacTTGTCAGCAGTAGGGAAAATTGCCAAAGTTGAATATCGTCAGGATGATCTGGATCGGTATCCTTTGGACCTTGGTTCTTTAAGTCCTCTTCagtccccctttttcttttccctcaatGTGGTAGGAAATACTCAGTTTTGCTCCCAGTTTCAtaacctcttttcctctctttttttccacttcaaGAACTCATCAGGCTTCCCTGCATGCCACTGAATGCCTTAGTGTCCTTATCGTGACTTTATAACCTGCTGTCTTTCCAATGCCATGAACAGGAGAAAGAGCAAAGAGATTCTCTATCATGGTGGCTTTCTTTGAGTACCTCATGGACTTTAGTCTGCATCCTTAACCTCATGAATTCCCATCTTCCTCCCACCAGCTTTACCACTCATTATTTCAGCCATCTGCTCACAATCCTCCATTGGTTCTCATGCTTTCCTTTTTAGGTCTGATCACATTTCCTACATCTTAAGCAAACATTTCTTGGCTTAATTGAtaccttttccccccttccattCAAGTCTCCAAGAGCCTGGTGCACCATGGTTCCTCTTCCACCTTTGGTACTCTGTGATTTCTTCCcagcctcttcttttctctggaCTGAGTGGCCTCAGGTAGGCCTGTTTGACAGTTTTCTGCTAGCTTCAAAAAGATGGCAATGAACCTTCATGCTTCTTTCGATGGCAGTAACTTTTTCTATCCAACCTAGTCTTCTTTTCTCACTAGCTTAGCTGTCCTGCTTTTCTTACTACCTTGCTGATATCCTTTTCTTCTAGTGTCTCTCCTTCTCATCTCTCTGTCGGAAGCTCTCTTAGGCTTCAGGACCTTAATTTGCTCTTCTcattcctgccctgcctctccaGTGAGGACTCTCTGTGCATCATagacctctgctcctcctgtttccctttcacccTCATTGTGTCGTTAGCGTCATTCCTGATAAAAGATTTACAGAACTGATAGTCTGCAGTTCACAGAAGAGTAAATAGAAAGgagatatatttatatacatacaGTATATTACATTGTCTATATTTAGACAGTAGTCTAAATATCCAGAAATCTGGGACAAAGAAAGGGAGAATAGAATCTTCTCTGCATCCCCATTGTGAACTGGCCAAATTGCAATGGTGACTTAGGACAGAGacaaagaaaagctttttgACTGTGAGAGCAGGTAAATCCGGAGAGAAAGTGCCCAGAGGAGAATGTGAAGTCTTCTTTGGAGCTTTTTAAGGACAAGTTAGATAGAGAGCTGTCAGGAGCAGTTTAGGGAGAGCCGTTCCAGTTCTGATCTACaatgtttttcttctgtcttctccTTTGAACCCAGATGTCAGCAGAAATTCAACAGCTGTTCATCTCATGTCCACCCTTCTGCTTGTACTTTTACTGTGCCAGCAACGTCTGCCATggtctctttttcttctctcactgATTATACTCTTGTCAACGCAActtacctttttaatttaccATGTTGTTCGCTCCCTgtctccctgccacagcctctccaAGCAATTTCAACCAAATAATCTCTGCTCTGATTCTCTCCAAACTCTGTTTTCTCCTAGACCTACTTTAAGCTTCCAATCTTTTCTGTAAGACTCAGGCTCTACCTGTGCTCCACTGCATCTCTGAGCCTTTCCCACACATAGATTaaatccttctccttccttggcTCTCTtacctcctctggactttttCTCCTGTTTCACAGCCCCATTCTCAGTCATCCTCCCCATTTCTCCTATTCCTTCTTCAAAATCTTCATCTGCAATCCACCTCcactttccttctgctgcttaAAAGACCTCATTTTTAATTCTTACAGGAAAACATTCTTATTTACATGCTCAAGAACTTGGACTTTAACTACTGTcccacatagtgccatggttatGAAGGTCTTCAGCTACTGGGCCCTAAGTTTGCTGGAAGTGTGCAGTGCTCCTTCCTTTATTATTTCCATCTTTTAGCCATTCACTCACCATTCTTACCATCCTTTGGCCACTCATCATTAGCCTTTATCATCCAACTAACTGGTCCCAACACATCTATCAGCCAAGAGGGGTCCAAATTTCACTTCTTAGTAAGGCAAGTACAAAGCAGATTGCAGTAATCAATAGACTCATGACATGGTTGAGAAGCTGTGGCCATTTATGCTGTTGTTACAGAGTTTAAACTTGCATCCACAGAAATTTATGGCAGAACTGATTCTTATGCTACAGATTCAAGCATGGAAAGTACTGATACCACTGAAAAATGCTAACAAAAAAAGTAGCTCTTCTAGCTGAAAATTTGAAGTGTGTTGCCAGAAAAAATGTCCCCCTCCTTGGGACAACAGGCTTGGCCAGCCTATGTGATTTGCTTATCTGCTACTTCATAAAGGAAAAGGTGTTTTATTTCTTACAGCTGTCCTCACTGACATCCTGCAGTACTTCATAAAGGAAAAGGTGTTTTATTTCTTACAGCTGTCCTCACTGACATCCTGCAGTACCCTGCAAAAACACAGCTGGTGAGAAGGTACCTACCCAGTGCCACTCGTGCAGCAGAAGCATCATAATTGATCCAGAAGGAAACCCAGGACAGGATGGTGATGAGAATAGATGGCATGTAAGTCTGCAGGATGAAGTAACCAATGTTCCTTTTAATCCGGAAACTCAAGGATAAGCGCAGATATGAACCTGTCAATGAGATAGTAAAGGCAGATGAGAGGAGGGCAAAGCTGAATTTGTGGTAAGAGCTTAGGTTTGGTAGAGATAATTTCTTTGGAAATTGTTGTCAAGAGGCAGGGATAATGAGAAATCtgtcttgttttcctcatttggTTTTGCAGACTCATCAGGTTTTGGAAGGAGGCTCTTCAGAGTCTGCTCAGTTGATTCAGAACATTAAGCGGAAAGGAAACTATGTGAGTTGCATTGTTTTATCAGACACCATGGGAGAATGACTGTTCAGTGCTGGAACTGCTGTTGTGGGGCATGTCATTTGAGACAGGTTTACAAGGGAGACTTTAACCCTGAATCTGGGTGCAGTGAGATGATTTTCCAGTCTTTCATGTCTAGCTTTTCCTCCAAACAGCAATCAAGATCTGAACCATATTTTTCCCATGCTGTTCTAAAAATGGGTTATAGGCAGACTGGGCAAATTCATATGCAAATAGAGTACTGCTAGGTAATCTGTAGGGTTTATTTCTCCAAGTTGTTGCAACTTCCCCCTAATCCTTCAGTAAACCTAATGGGGATAATTATGACAATAAGTACTTCTGGAGTTCTTCCACTggagcaggggcatcttcactTTACTGTGAAACAAAGTCCAAGTCATTCTTCCTTCCCACCTCCAACCCTTAGGCAACACAGCAGCCTGAAACATGGGTGCAGTCGTGGGTTGGCAGCTAAAGTAACAAAACACCAGTTTGTAGTGATCAGGAAGTAGACTAGGAAGAAGGAATTTAGGTTCTCTCACCCTTATGTGCATCTGCATAGACTGAACACTGCATTTCACCAATCTCTTTTAAAAAAACCTCTTACCTATTTAGACAGCAAACTTCTTTTGGAGAAAAGCTGCCTCTTGTGGGTCTCCAGATTACCTTCGCATCAGACCCTGCTCCTAGCACGCCCCCTGAGGCACCATGGTAACAACATCACCATCTGCCACCATCACTGGAAGACTCAGGCTGTGATTTCATGACATTTCAAAAACTGTCCTATTTAACAGGTGTGTGACACTTTGCTTTGGCAGTGAACTTCACAACAGATCAAAGTAAAGACAGCAACCAAAATCCAAACCTCTCTAATTTTCCAACTGGCAGCATGTGAATTGTCCAAGTTATTCTCTCCAGATCTTTTTATTGCTGTGTACAGATGGGATTGCATAATTTCATAAACCACTTGCTTTTTAGCTGAGTCTTCTGCTTACTATTGCACATATATTAGCTTCAAGAGCCAGTTGCAAAGCACATAAAAATAAGATAAAGGCTGACAACCTTCTAAAGAGGTTCTGTTTTGAGCTCCCTCGGTGTTTTGACTAAGAAATTCAAACaactgcagcaaaaaaaaagatcctGTAAGTCTCTGAAGAGAAGCACTTGATGGGCAGAGAGGATACCACTTTTCCAGAGGCACAACATCCAAACCTGAAGCCTGGATCCTAAGTTAATGCCTCAGAATCTGAATCAGAAGAACCACGTTGATGTTGATCAGAATGTTTGCACATTCCATTGCATGCCTTCAACAGAAACTCACCAGTGGTGAAGACCACTTCCCTGCTGACCAGCCTCTGCTCAATAATGGTGAACTGGGgcagttccagcacctccatcccCGTGACAGCAGAATCATTTCCTTGCCAGAAGAAGACAATGTCATCAACCGTGTAACCATCTGCAGAGAtgaagcacagagagagaaCTAAGCTGAAAAGATGAAGCAGATGACACCCCCATTTTCACCAAGGTGATCTGGAAGAGGATTCAGAGGGAAGCCCACATCCTCAGACAGCAAGCACAGCCCCTCCCTGCTGATGTCCTGCTCTTGTTCAGCTGAGCTTGGCAGAACAGCactcaggagaagaggaaaaaattgGTCAGAACTCCCACTTCAGGCTAGAATTCAGGAGAAAAAGGTGAGAACTGGCCTGCCAAGCCTTGGCTTGCGTTATATAACCTCCATGGCTGACATGCCAGCAACTCGTGCATCAGAAGCCTCCGTCAAATGCACCAAACACGGTGTTTTGCTGTTTAAAAGCTGCAGCCTCTCGCCAGAAGGGGGAGAAGGCACAATACCTTCTGCTGGCCGCTGTGCTAACAGAGCAGCTACGTACCGCGAAGTCCCAGGGAGAAAAAGATTTGCAGCACAAGTTGAACAGAAATTTGGACAGCAAAGCACCTCCCTCTTCTAAGTACTCTCAGTCAAAATTGGGAGCAGAGAAGTGGACAGTCTCTGAGATCAGGGACTGCTTTTACTGAGTGCTGACCGAAAAGAGCAGCAACCAGAGCAGACAGCAATGGAAGTTAGGCTGGTGACAAATACTCATTCCTTATATTTCAGGGTAACAGAATTGCTAACCCAGCCGAGGGTATACAGCCTTTTACTTTAACCCCTAACTATATAtgccagacagggctgcacagGCTGGAAATGCTGAGGAGCCCAAAGTCACAGTCAAAGGATGATCCtatgatcaagcaggttggaagagacctccaagctcatccagtccaacctagcacccagccctatccagccatctagaccacggcactaagtgcctcatccagcctttccttgaacacctccttaGATGCTTCAGCCTCATAGAGAATGAGGCCCAGGGAACAAAATCATGCAGCCCCCTTCCCATCAGTGTGGTGTTCACAGTCCTGCTCATTGTGAGGGCAAGGACTCATCTCCACTTGAAAACTAACACCACTTGTGGCAAGCTGGGTTTTGAAGCACTGTGACTGTTGCTGCACAAGGAGTGGTCTGTTACTCTAAGCaaagtgcagagctgtgcacctCTGTGTGCAGAGAAGCAGTAAGATATGTACGGACTTTGGTACAGCATGGTGCAGGGCTTCCTTTAGAGCATGAACTTTACCTGTCCCCACAGACAGCTTTCATTCACAGCTTGCTCTGCAGCACGTCAGCCTGCCTTATCCACAAGCCTTCCCAGCAAGAAAGGCAGTTGTCTAGCAAAAACCAGCAAGGCTGACATCTATTAGGGACTGCTGCCACTAAAACCATCACCAGTGTATAAGTGGGATCAGAGGAATGAGAAGCTGTTGAATGTATCACAGAAGAGAAATTATTTTACTTAGCCTTAGGGGCCAAGGGTTACCCCAGATCAGAACTGAACCTCTGAGGATAGTGTCATCCTGCAGGTCCTGAGTGGACAGAGCTAAGCAACCCGCTATGATCTCATAGCTGACCCTGCTTTGAGCTGTGGGCTGGACTAGAGACACCCTGAGGTGTCTTCCCAAACTGAATTATTTGATGACTGTGTAGTCTCCAAGCCCACATCCTGCACTCTCAGTCATTACTGTGCTTATTCATAGGCGATAAAAAATAATAGAAACCTTCCAAATGCCATGCCAGATCTGCTTCTGACATAAATCAGCTAAGCCAGAGCCTCCCCCCATGGCAGTAAATTGGCAAAGCAGCCACAGACCTGCAAAGATTCAGGACCCTTAAGTTATCATCTCATCTGCTGCAGACActgcagtgtcaggggctgctGCATTGTCTCGTGCACCCCAGGAACTGGAGTCTGCATCTGGCTGCAGCATCCCTCCGGGAGCACTGACTCCAAGGGTAGAAAGAAGCAAGAAACAGTCAGGTCCCTCTCTCCTCGCGGTAGTTGATTCCAGGGCCTCAGAGTCTCCTGAAGCTAAAAATACTGTGTGCATTTGAATTCATCTGGATTAGCCTTCCCAACTCTGATGGCTGCTCTGAAGTTTCCTAGGAGGTCCCCCAGCGATTTCTACCTggtgcttctgctctgcagaagtgCACCCAGCCTGTAAACAAGTcacctctccacctcctctgcagtaaaCAATCCAGACTGAGCTATTGAGGTTTCTCTCACTGCAAAACATCTGCTCTAGCCCCTGAGCTGCTTTTTAGCATCTTTTCTCA
This genomic window from Pogoniulus pusillus isolate bPogPus1 chromosome 19, bPogPus1.pri, whole genome shotgun sequence contains:
- the LOC135184092 gene encoding gamma-aminobutyric acid receptor subunit beta-4 isoform X2, with amino-acid sequence MWTFQADRLSGIVSALAALCLACCAQSPSTGNISVVKEIVDKLLKGYDVRLRPDFGGNPVTVGMSIHISSIDQISEVNMDYTITMYFQQSWRDKRLAYNDLPLNLTLDNRVADQLWLPDTYFLNDKKSFLHGVTVKNRMIRLHPDGTVLYGLRITTTAACMMDLRRYPLDQQNCTLEIESYGYTVDDIVFFWQGNDSAVTGMEVLELPQFTIIEQRLVSREVVFTTGSYLRLSLSFRIKRNIGYFILQTYMPSILITILSWVSFWINYDASAARVALGVTTVLTMTTINTHLRETLPKIPYVKAIDVYLMGCFVFVFLALLEYAFVNYIFFGRGPRQQKKQSERISKANNERHRYEEKRVDPYGNILLSTLEMNNELLATDMMSSVGDSRNSVMSFEGSGIQFRKQLASRDGFGHHPTLDRHVPLTHHAAARNRANCRLRRRSSKLKLKIPDLTDVSTIDKWSRIIFPITFGFFNLVYWLYYVN
- the LOC135184092 gene encoding gamma-aminobutyric acid receptor subunit beta-4 isoform X1 translates to MWTFQADRLSGIVSALAALCLACCAQSPSTGNISVVKEIVDKLLKGYDVRLRPDFGGNPVTVGMSIHISSIDQISEVNMDYTITMYFQQSWRDKRLAYNDLPLNLTLDNRVADQLWLPDTYFLNDKKSFLHGVTVKNRMIRLHPDGTVLYGLRITTTAACMMDLRRYPLDQQNCTLEIESYGYTVDDIVFFWQGNDSAVTGMEVLELPQFTIIEQRLVSREVVFTTGSYLRLSLSFRIKRNIGYFILQTYMPSILITILSWVSFWINYDASAARVALGVTTVLTMTTINTHLRETLPKIPYVKAIDVYLMGCFVFVFLALLEYAFVNYIFFGRGPRQQKKQSERISKANNERHRYEEKRVREQVDPYGNILLSTLEMNNELLATDMMSSVGDSRNSVMSFEGSGIQFRKQLASRDGFGHHPTLDRHVPLTHHAAARNRANCRLRRRSSKLKLKIPDLTDVSTIDKWSRIIFPITFGFFNLVYWLYYVN